Part of the Pirellulales bacterium genome, CCGACCCGTCGCATTGGCCGCCACGGCGCCGGCAACGGGGCGCAGCGCGCCGGCGCGGCCGCGCGGCACGTATTGAAAGCTGTTGTCTGGCCGCTCGACCAGATCGACGATCCAATCGTTGTCGCTCGGCGGCTCGACAATGCCATCCTCTGGATCGGGGCTTTGCCCGCGGAAGTTGCCGGGATCCTTCGGCTTTTCGGCGTAGCTCTCCAGCTCTTCGTCGCCGTCGGGCGCGCGGAACACGATCTTCGGCGGCTCGCCCCCTTGCGTGGGGTCGACCATGAAGATGCCCGACGCCTTCAATCGGCGCTCGCTGTCGCGAATTTTGCGGATGTCGGCGATGTCGCCCGGACGCACGTCAAGGCGGTTCAGCACCGTCATGCGTCGCGTGTGCGGATCGTCGCCTTGAATATGCACGTTGATGGCGCCAATCCGGCAGCGCGCTCCTTCTTCGATCTTGTAAACCAGGTCCACTTCCCCGGGCTGTTCCAGAAACCGCGTCTCGGGCTGAATGGCCGCGAACAGGTAGCCTTTGCGGCCGTACTGCTCCTCGATCGCGGTCACGTCGGCGCTGAGTTTGGTCTGGTTGAAGTAATCGCCGCTGACCAGCGTCATGGGCTCGCGCAGTTGCTCAACGGTGCGTTTGGTGTTGCCGATGAAGTTGACGTTGCGCACCTTGTAGCGCACGCCTTCGCTGATCACGAACTGCACGGTCGCCCACTCGTGGTCATCGTCGTACATGACCTCCGGGGCGATCTTGGCCTGAAAATAACCGAGCGCGCGATAGTACGCGGTCAGCGCGTCGACATCGGCGTCGACCTTGTCCTTTTCCGCAAAGCCCTTGAAGCCGGCAAAGAGATAGGGAATCCGCAAGAACGGCTTCTTGGTCTGCACAAGCTGCTGCAATCGTCCGTCCGGCGCCAGCTTGGGATCGTTGCCCACGAAGCGCACCTTGCCGACGCGTTGAATCGGCCCTTCGTGGATCATGAACACGGCGCCCTGATCGCCGGGCTTGGTTCCTTCGGTGGCGGTGACCACGGCACGCGAGTGTCCTTTGTCGCGCAACCATTGCTCGATTTTTCCGCGCGCGTCCTCGACCGCGTAAGGATCGGCGGAATCACCCGGTTTGATGCCAGATTGCTTGGCCAGGCTTCTGGTCTTCACCTTGCGGTTGCCGGCGTATTTGACATACGCCAGTTTGGGGCGTTCGATCACCTGGTAGGTCAGCACCACGCCACCAGCCACCTTGGTGTACGTGGGCCGCACATCCAAAAACCGTTTCGAGCCGTGCAGTCGCCGCACGTCTTCTTCCACCATCCGCGGGTCGAGCGGACGGCCGCTGCGGGTGCGCACCATGGCGCGGATCTGGTCCAGAGAGTTCTTCGCGTGTCCTTCAATGCGCACGTCAACGACCATCGGCATCGTGGGGTCGACATACACGGGGCCCACCAGATCGGGATGGACATGCTCACCGCTCTTGCCGCCCATCAATTGCGGCGGCGGCGCCATCCCACCCGGCCCGCCACCCATTCCCGGCGAGAATTGGGCCCAGGCCGCGCACGGTGCCGCACAATACAGCGCCATGGCCAGCGCGATTGGCCGCCAGCTTCGCAGTACCGTACCAGGGCGTAATGCCATCCAGTGGCTTTCGACGTGTGTGCGGTAGCGCGGGTGCGCAAGAACTAGAAACGACGCCAGACTGTCACCCCTCGCGGCGGCCACCGGTCTGCGCGCAAGCTGCGACCGACCGGCGGAGCGCCATAGGGGCGGCTAGAAATATCCGAACCCCCCGCCGTCGGCAAGGCGAACTTCAGATCGATTGAGTCGTGGCAGTCTGGGCGAACTTCGATGGCCGTTTGCCGTCAGTTCACGCCGCGCTTGCCGCTGAGCGGCCGCTAGAACGGATTGAATTCTTCAAAACGGGCGGCGGCGCGGTCGGTGAAACGGGTGTACTTGTCTTCCCAATTTAGCTTGACGTCCCCAATCGGCCCGTTTCGCTGTTTCGCCACGATGATCTCGGCCAGCCCCTTGAGATGCTCCTTGCTGCCGCCGGGCTCCAGCTCGTCGCGGGTGGCGTAATACTCCTCGCGATGAACGAACATCACGACATCCGCGTCCTGCTCAATGGCGCCCGACTCGCGCAGGTGGCTTAGCCGCGGCCGATTCTCCTTGCTCGTTTCCGCCTGCCGATTGAGCTGCGCCAGGCACAGGACCGGCACCTTGAGCTCGCGCGCCAGCCCCTTCAGCCGCCGCGCGATCTTGGCCACCTGCTCCTGTCGCTGGTCCTTTTGATTGTCTGGTTCGATCAATTGCAAATAGTCGATCACGATCAGCGACAAACCATTTCGCCGCTTCAATCGCCGGCCAGTGGCCGCGATCTCCGTGACGTTGCGGCTGGGCGAGTCATCGATATAGAGCGGGGCCTCGCTCAACTCCGCGCTGGCGGCCACCAGTTGCCCACGCTCGGCCGCCGAGATGAATCCGCTGCGAAACTTGCGGCTGTCGATCCGCCCGTGCGAGCAGAGCATGCGCTGCGCCAACTCCAGACGCGCCATTTCGAGGCTGACGAACAGCACCGGCTTCTTTTCCTTGAGCGCCACATGCTCGGCGATGTTGGTGGCGAAGGCCGTTTTGCCCATGCTGGGCCGCGCGGCCAGGATCACCAACTCCGATTCGTGCAGTCCGCCGGTCATCTCGTCCAGATCGGCGTAGTGCGACGGCACCCCGGTCGCCCGCCCATGTTCCAGCCGCTTGTCGATGTGGTCGAAGGCCTCGATCAGCACATCCTGCATCGGCTTGACTTCGCCCCCCCCTTTTTGATCGTGAATCGCGAAGATTTTTTCTTCCGCGCGATTCAGCAGATTCCGCGGCTCGTCGGTGGGATCGTACGCCTCGCGCAGAATCTCCGTGCTGGCGTGGATCAACGAACGCAGCGTCGCCTTGTCGGCCACGATCCGCGCATAGTACACCGCGTTGGCCGCGGTGGGCACCTGCGTCAATTCGTACAGATAGGCCATGCCCCCGATATAGTCGAGCTCGTTGGCCTGCTTCAGCCGGTCGATCAGCAACAAGGCGTCGACCCGCTTGCCTTGTTCGTGAATCGCGACCACATGCTCGAACAGCTTGCGGTTGGCGTCTGAGTAAAAATCGTCCGACTGCACCTCCATCACCACGTCGTCGCACAGCACGGGGTCGATCAACAGACTGCCGATCACCCCTTTTTCCGCCTCCAGGTTGTGGGGCGGCAGCCGGTCCAATATCTCAGAGGTTACCCGCGGGCTGGCTTCTTTACGGGGACGGTTCGCCGTGGCCATAACTTCGCGATCCTTCAGGCGCCATGCTGGCGGCGGTTGCCGCTGCTCCTAGTCCACAACACTTGCCGCATGATAACGCCGGAGGCACGCGTCACAAGGAGCGGCGGCGCCAATTGTGCCGCCGGCCGAAATCCACCCCACATCCTGCGCTCTTGACTGCGCCCTTGACCGCGGCGCCAAGTGTCAAACCGTGCGCACTAATGCGCTTCCACGGCCCTGCGACCGCGATGCCCCAGCTCATACGTGCGGCTGGAGCTTTGCTCGGCGTTGGCCAGCGCAATTTGATACAACTCCTGACCGCACGGCGTGGGATAGCTCCCGGTGATGCACGCCTGACAGAGCTGGTCGCGACCTAGTTGAATTGCCCGCGCGATCGAATCGACGGGCAAGTAGCGCAGCGAGTCGGCGCCAAGTTGCGCGGCCATCGCATCTTGCGCTGCTTGCGTCAGTTCGTTCCCTTGCAAGAACTTGGGAGCAAACAACTCGCTGATCGTCGACATGTCGATGCCGTAAAAGCACGGCGCCACAATCGGCGGACACGCCACGCGCACATGAATTTCGCGCGCGCCTCCCAGATCGCGAATGCGGCGCACCAGGCTCTTGAGCGTGGTGGAGCGCACGATCGAGTCTTCGACCAGCAGCACGCGCTTGCCCGCCAGCACCTCGCGCAGCGGCGTGTACTTGGTTTCGACCTTGGTCTTGCGGTTGCTGCTCCCCTCGATGAAGGTGCGTCCCGTGTAGCGATTGCGAATCAACCCTTCGCGCGACGGAATTTTGAGCCGATACGCCATAGCGTCGGCCGCCGCTTTGCTGGTGTCGGGCACCGGCACCACAATGGTGTCGTCGTCAATCGGCACGTCTTCCAAGCGCGCCAGTTCTTCGCCGAGCACGGTCCGCGACAGGTACACGCTCCGCCCATCCAGCGTGCTGGCGACGTTGGCGAAGTAAATCCATTCAAAGAAGCAGTGTGCCCGCCGCGTGCTCGGCACAAACTGCTCGATTTGCAGGCCGGCCGGGGTGATGCTCAGCGCCTCGCCCGGCGCCAACGCGTGAATTGCCTCCGCAGCAAAGCCGAGGTTGAGCAGCGCCACACTTTCGCTGGCGGCGGCGAACAGCGCGCCGTCGAACGCGTAGCACATGGGTTTGATGCCGAGGGGATCGCGCACCACGCACATATCGCCGAGCGCATTGAGCATGGCCAAGGAGTAGGCGCCGTCGAACTTGCTGCAAATGTTGCGAAAGATATCGACCATCCGCGGCCGGCGATCGCCCGAAAGCTGATGTCCTATCTGATGCAGCAAAATCTCGGTGTCGTTTTCACGCGCCAAGTAGTTGCTGCCGTCGCTCAGCAACTGCTCGCGCAGTTCGGCGTAGTTGGCTAGTTGCCCATTGAAGGCAAAGGCGAACCATTTGTGCTTTTTGAGGTGTGGGCTTTCGTACGGTTGCGCGTAGGATGGCTCCTCGGCGCCGCAGGTGGCGTAGCGCACATGTCCGATCGCGGCGCGGCCGGCGTTGTCGCGCATCAGGCTCTCGAATTTGCCGCGATGGCTCATCCGAAAGACCTCGCTGACGCTGCCCAATTCCTTGTAGGTGTTGAGCAGTAGCTTGCGGTCGGGGTTGTAGGTGGTCATGCCGGCCGAAAGTTGGCCGCGATTTTGAATGTCCAAGAGCATCCGCGGCATCAACCGCGAAATCTGGTCTGGACCCTCCGCCGGACAAAGCGGGCTCGGATCGCGACCCGGCAGGTGATAGAGGGCGGCGACGCCGCATTCGTGTCGCAGTTCGCTCATGCGTGGTTGACCGCCGCCATCCTGGGGCGGGTCCGTGGGGGAGGTGAGGGAACCTGCGGCCGGAATGGATTGTCCAAACCGCGATGGAAGCCGCCGCTCATTCGATTGTAGGAAGCAACGCCTTTTGACTCAACTTGCCGAGCGTGGTTGCGACGCTCGAACGCGGCAAATCCGCCACAATCGGGCCAGAATCGCGGGGCTACTGGCCACCGGCCGCCGGACCGTTATCGTATACGAACTTGCCCGCTTCCAATTTCCGCGTCGCGCATCTGCTCACATGGCCGATCTCGTTCGTCAAGAAATCGCCGCCACGGCCCAACTGGTGGTCATCAAGATCGGCACCCGGCCGCTGACCAACGATCAAGGGACGCTCGACGAGCGCCGCGTGCATGCGTTGGCCGAGGAAATTCACGCCGCCATGCAGTCGGGCAAGCGGGTGGTGCTGGTCAGTTCTGGCGCGGTGGGCGCCGGCATGGGGCAACTCGGCCTCAAACAGCGGCCCACCGACCTGGCCACCTTGCAGGCGGTGGCGGCGGTCGGTCAAAGCTACCTGGTGCAGGCCTACGAACGCGCCCTGCGAGCCCACGGCCGGCACGCCGCGCAGATTCTCCTCACGGCGGAGGATTTTGACGACCGCACTCGGTATCTCAACATTCGCAACACCATCGCCGCCCTGCTGCATCTGGGCGCCGTGCCGATCATCAACGAAAACGACACCGTGAGCGTGGAGGAACTGCGCACCACGTTTGGCGACAACGACCGCCTGGCGGCCATGGTCACCAATCTGATGCGCGCCTCGCTGTTGGTCATTTTGAGCGATGTTGACGGCCTTTACGACCGCGACCCCACTGACCCGACGGCGCAGGTGCTGCCGACCGTCACTCAACTCGACGAATCGATCGCCGCGCTGGTGAAAGACCGCCAGACTGGATTAAGCAAAGGGGGCATGGCCAGTAAGCTGGCCGCCGCCAAGATGTGCACCGCCGCCGGCGAGAGCGTGATCATTGCCAGCGGCCGTAGCGACGGCGTCATCTCGCGCATTTTGCGCGGCGAGTCGGTCGGCACGCTGTTTCTGGCACAAGGCGCCGCGCTGCGCTCGCGCAAACGCTGGATTGGCTACACGGCCCAGCCACGCGGCTATCTGATCGTCGACGACGGCGCCCGCCAGGCGATCACCGCCCAGGGACGCAGTCTTTTGGCGATTGGCGTCCGCGACTGCGCGGGCGACTTCCACAAGGGAGACCTGGTGGGGCTGCGCGATTTAGCGGGCGTCGAGTTCGCCCGCGGACTGTGCAATTACTCGTCGTCCGAAATGGCCCGCATCAAGGGACTGAAGAGCGACGCCATCGCCGCGGCGCTGGGATACAGTCCTTATCAGGAAGTCGTGCATCGCGACAACATGCACGCCTTATAGCCAGGACAACAAGGGAACGCGGGCTAGGCCATGATCGACGCCCGCGCCCGATTGGCGCGACGGCGATCCGCCTCGCTGAGCAGAATCTTGCGCAGCCGCACCTTGGTGGGCGTCACCTCGACCAGTTCATCTTCTTCGATGTACTCGAGCGCCGCCTCCAGTGTCAGGATGCGTGGCGGCTTGAGGATGATGTTGCGGTCGCTGCCCGAGGCCCGCATGTTGGTCAGCTTCTTTTCCTTGGTGGGATTCACGTTCATGTCGTCACTGCGGCTGTTTTCGCCCACGATCATCCCCTCGTAGACTTCCTCGCCCGGCGCGATGAACATCTCCGCGCGGTCTTGCAGGCCATCGAGCCCGAAGGCGACCGCCTTGCCGCCGACCATCGAAACCAGCACGCCGTTGGCCCGCGTCGGAATATCGCCCACCAGCATTTGATACCCCTCGAACCGATGGTGCATGATCGCGTTGCCTTGGGTCGCGTTCAAAAGCCGAGTCCGCAGACCGATCAGTCCGCGCGCGGGGATCGAAAACGCCACATGAGCGAATTTGCCGCGCGTCGACATCTCGATCATCTGGCCGCGCCGCGCCCCCACCAACTCCATCACCGAGCCCAATTGCTCGGGCGGAACTTCCACGATCAGCGACTCGAACGGTTCCTCCGTCACCCCCTCGTGCACGCGGGTAATCACGCGCGGCTTACCCACAGACAGTTCAAAACTTTCGCGCCGCATCGTCTCGATGAGCACCGACAAGTGCAACAGGCCACGGCCCGAGACCAGAAAGCTGTCGGTCCCTTCCAGCGGCCGCACCTGTAGGGCCACGTTGCGCTCCAGTTCGCGGTAGAGACGTTCGCGTAGATTGCGGTTGGTGACGAATTTGCCCTCGCGTCCGCACAGCGGCGACGTATTGGCGGAAAACACCATCTCCAAGGTGGGCTGATCGACTTCCAATCGCGGCAAAGCCACGGGCCGCTCCACGTCGGCGATAGTGTCGCCAATCTCCACGGTCTCGATGCCGATCACCGCGCAAATGTCGCCGGCCGTCGCCTCTTCGACCGCCGCCCGCCCCAGCTTGTCGAAGACGTCGACGCTCACTGCCCGCTGCGTGCTGGTGCGATCATCCGATTGCAGCAGCGCCACCTGCTGCCCTTTGCGGAGCCTGCCCGACTGGATGCGGCCAATGCCAATGCGGCCTACATACTCCGACCACTCGAGCGTGGTGACCAAGAGTTGCAATGGCCCGTCGGGGTCGACCTCTGGTCCCGGAATGCGCTCCAGCACCAGATCGAGCAACGGGTGAATCGACTCGCTCGGCTGATCGGGATCGTGCGTGGCGAAACCGCCGCGGCCGCTAGCGAACATGTACGGAAAATCGGCCAGGTCGTCATCGGCGTCGAGTTCCAGAAACAGGTCGAACACTTCGTGCAGCGCCTCGTGCGGGCGAGCGTCGGGGCGGTCGATCTTGTTGATCACCACAATAGGCTGTAGCCCACACTCAAACGCCTTGGAAAGCACGAAGCGCGTTTGCGGCATCGGCCCTTCGGCCGCGTCGACCAGCACCAGCGCGCCGTCGGCCATCCGCAGCACGCGCTCGACCTCGCCGCCAAAGTCGGCGTGGCCCGGGGTGTCGATCAGGTTGATCTTCACCCCTTTGTAAAGCAGCGCGATGTTCTTGGCCAAAATCGTGATGCCGCGCTCGCGCTCCAAATCGTTGGAGTCCAAAATGCAGTCGCCCACCAGTTGGCTCGCCCGATACTCGCCGCTTTGCCGCAGCAGGCAATCGACCAGGGTTGTCTTGCCGTGATCGACGTGGGCAATGATCGCGATATTCCGAATGTCGCTACGACGCATGCGTTGCTCAAACCAGAAAAGAGGACCGGAAGCACGGCGGCACAGGCCGACGCGCTAACGAAGGGCGGGAACATGCCGCTTGAGACAGAGGGCGTTCGCTGGGAACTTCCGTGAGCGAACCCAAGCGGCGTCAGGTGGGCAGTAAAATATAGTATCAGGCCAGCCCGCAATAGGCCATGCCAGTCAAAAAACCGCCCCCAGGCCACAACTGGCGACCACGCGACATGGCCGGTGTGTCTCGTCACGCCGCATTCGATTCCACCAACTCGGCGGCCAGCCTCGTCGGCTCGTGCCGGCCGCTGGCCAGCGATCCGCCGCGGACGGCCGGGTCGACGCGCAGGCTCCGCCCGGCAACCGCCGGCCAGCTTGGCGCCGCCTGCGCATTGCCGGCGCCGGCCGGCGTCGGCACGCGCATCAGCAATGTGACCGAGACCAGTCGACACACCGAAGACGCCGCGAACACCGCCAGATAGGCGCCGTAATTCTGCCCTAGCGCCGCCAGCAGCAGGCCGCCCCCCAACGAGCCGACTACCGTGGCCAACGAGTTGGCGAAGTTGTACGCCGTGAGCATGCTCACACGATCGCGCTCGGGAATGGCGTCGAACAGCAACAAGAACATGGCCAGTTCGTAGGCCGACCAGCACACGCCCGACGCCGTTTGCACCAACATAAGATACGGAAACGACCGCGAGACGACCCACAGCGACGCGATCGGTATCACCCCCAGACCGCCGCACCACATTAAAGCTCGCGCGCCATGCCGCTGGGCGACTCGCCCCCACAACGGAGCAGCGGCGATCTTGGCAATGTACGAAACGCTGACCAGCGCGGCGTAACCCGCATAGGGCAGATGCAGTTGCTTGAGCATGAATGGGGCGAAGTACGGCCCCGACACCTGCACCGAGGCCTGAATCGCGATCAGATACACCAGCAATCGCCCCTCGCTGGAACCGCGAAACCGCGCCACGATGTCTTTGGTGGCGAGCCGGTGATGATGTAACCCGCGCAACTCGGTCTGCCGAGCCAGACAGGCGGCCGAACCGAGTCGCGAGATCATCGCCAAGGCGAACACCGCGGCAAACGTGATGAGCACGGCGTTCCAATGCGCCGCGGCCTGCAGCGCGCACCCCGCCAGCAAGAAACCGGCCAATAGCGCCCCCTGACTGGTGCGCGTTCGCAGCGCGAAGTAGCGTGACCGCAACCGCGTTGGCACCAGCCGCCCCACCCAGGTGTTCCAGGCTGGCATGGTGGCCATCCCAGCGCCCCAATAAAGGCCAATCGCCAAAAAGAGCCCGGCTGGGTGAATAGCCCCTACGGTCGCCGCGTAGGCCAACGGCGCGAACGACAGCGCTTGCAGCGCCGCGCAAAGCACGACCCACTTGCGATACGAACCGGCGAGGCACACGCCGCGCGGCGCCAGCAATTGCAACACCGCCCCCAAGAACAACGGCACGGTCGTCACCAGACCGCTCGCCGCCTGCCCCACGCCAATCGCCAGCGCGAACGGCGCGAAGTAGTTCTCCCCCATGCCGACCATGGCGCTATGCAACGCGCCGTCGGCGCGGATCGCCAGCAGGTTGTGTCGCAGCGTCGACGGTTGAGCTTGGCTCTCGACCCGAGAAGTTGGCGAAGCGATGGAAATCACGGTCTTTGACGCGCGCAGGCAAATTAAATCGGTTCGATTCGCCGGCCATGCGCTCGCTGGTCGCATCCGCAAACAGCGGGCGTGGCCGTGGATGTAACCAATCGGCAGATTGCGCCCGCCAGCCGCTCTATGAGACGCTTTTAATGCGCGCCAGAAGCGTGCGGTCTAATTCCTTCGCGGCGCTAGCGGCCCCAGAGGTATTCATCCGGGCAGCGCGAGGCAAGAAAGGGACGAACGCCAATGCGGCCTTTGCGCTCAGAATCATGCGGTTGCTAGCGCACAGGCGTCGGCGCCATGGCCGTGAACGTGGCCGGCGGCGAAGGCGCTGATGCCGGAGGCGCGGCGCTGGTCGCCTTCTCCTTTTTGCGGCGGGCAAGCATCGACGGTTCGCCAACGATGTTCTCGCTTTCGCCCGTGGTGATTGCCAGCTCTTCGTGAACGCTGCCGCTGTTGGTGCCGCCAAAGCCCAGCAC contains:
- the typA gene encoding translational GTPase TypA, whose protein sequence is MRRSDIRNIAIIAHVDHGKTTLVDCLLRQSGEYRASQLVGDCILDSNDLERERGITILAKNIALLYKGVKINLIDTPGHADFGGEVERVLRMADGALVLVDAAEGPMPQTRFVLSKAFECGLQPIVVINKIDRPDARPHEALHEVFDLFLELDADDDLADFPYMFASGRGGFATHDPDQPSESIHPLLDLVLERIPGPEVDPDGPLQLLVTTLEWSEYVGRIGIGRIQSGRLRKGQQVALLQSDDRTSTQRAVSVDVFDKLGRAAVEEATAGDICAVIGIETVEIGDTIADVERPVALPRLEVDQPTLEMVFSANTSPLCGREGKFVTNRNLRERLYRELERNVALQVRPLEGTDSFLVSGRGLLHLSVLIETMRRESFELSVGKPRVITRVHEGVTEEPFESLIVEVPPEQLGSVMELVGARRGQMIEMSTRGKFAHVAFSIPARGLIGLRTRLLNATQGNAIMHHRFEGYQMLVGDIPTRANGVLVSMVGGKAVAFGLDGLQDRAEMFIAPGEEVYEGMIVGENSRSDDMNVNPTKEKKLTNMRASGSDRNIILKPPRILTLEAALEYIEEDELVEVTPTKVRLRKILLSEADRRRANRARASIMA
- the proB gene encoding glutamate 5-kinase; translation: MADLVRQEIAATAQLVVIKIGTRPLTNDQGTLDERRVHALAEEIHAAMQSGKRVVLVSSGAVGAGMGQLGLKQRPTDLATLQAVAAVGQSYLVQAYERALRAHGRHAAQILLTAEDFDDRTRYLNIRNTIAALLHLGAVPIINENDTVSVEELRTTFGDNDRLAAMVTNLMRASLLVILSDVDGLYDRDPTDPTAQVLPTVTQLDESIAALVKDRQTGLSKGGMASKLAAAKMCTAAGESVIIASGRSDGVISRILRGESVGTLFLAQGAALRSRKRWIGYTAQPRGYLIVDDGARQAITAQGRSLLAIGVRDCAGDFHKGDLVGLRDLAGVEFARGLCNYSSSEMARIKGLKSDAIAAALGYSPYQEVVHRDNMHAL
- a CDS encoding MFS transporter, whose amino-acid sequence is MISIASPTSRVESQAQPSTLRHNLLAIRADGALHSAMVGMGENYFAPFALAIGVGQAASGLVTTVPLFLGAVLQLLAPRGVCLAGSYRKWVVLCAALQALSFAPLAYAATVGAIHPAGLFLAIGLYWGAGMATMPAWNTWVGRLVPTRLRSRYFALRTRTSQGALLAGFLLAGCALQAAAHWNAVLITFAAVFALAMISRLGSAACLARQTELRGLHHHRLATKDIVARFRGSSEGRLLVYLIAIQASVQVSGPYFAPFMLKQLHLPYAGYAALVSVSYIAKIAAAPLWGRVAQRHGARALMWCGGLGVIPIASLWVVSRSFPYLMLVQTASGVCWSAYELAMFLLLFDAIPERDRVSMLTAYNFANSLATVVGSLGGGLLLAALGQNYGAYLAVFAASSVCRLVSVTLLMRVPTPAGAGNAQAAPSWPAVAGRSLRVDPAVRGGSLASGRHEPTRLAAELVESNAA
- a CDS encoding amidophosphoribosyltransferase; its protein translation is MSELRHECGVAALYHLPGRDPSPLCPAEGPDQISRLMPRMLLDIQNRGQLSAGMTTYNPDRKLLLNTYKELGSVSEVFRMSHRGKFESLMRDNAGRAAIGHVRYATCGAEEPSYAQPYESPHLKKHKWFAFAFNGQLANYAELREQLLSDGSNYLARENDTEILLHQIGHQLSGDRRPRMVDIFRNICSKFDGAYSLAMLNALGDMCVVRDPLGIKPMCYAFDGALFAAASESVALLNLGFAAEAIHALAPGEALSITPAGLQIEQFVPSTRRAHCFFEWIYFANVASTLDGRSVYLSRTVLGEELARLEDVPIDDDTIVVPVPDTSKAAADAMAYRLKIPSREGLIRNRYTGRTFIEGSSNRKTKVETKYTPLREVLAGKRVLLVEDSIVRSTTLKSLVRRIRDLGGAREIHVRVACPPIVAPCFYGIDMSTISELFAPKFLQGNELTQAAQDAMAAQLGADSLRYLPVDSIARAIQLGRDQLCQACITGSYPTPCGQELYQIALANAEQSSSRTYELGHRGRRAVEAH
- the dnaB gene encoding replicative DNA helicase, with translation MATANRPRKEASPRVTSEILDRLPPHNLEAEKGVIGSLLIDPVLCDDVVMEVQSDDFYSDANRKLFEHVVAIHEQGKRVDALLLIDRLKQANELDYIGGMAYLYELTQVPTAANAVYYARIVADKATLRSLIHASTEILREAYDPTDEPRNLLNRAEEKIFAIHDQKGGGEVKPMQDVLIEAFDHIDKRLEHGRATGVPSHYADLDEMTGGLHESELVILAARPSMGKTAFATNIAEHVALKEKKPVLFVSLEMARLELAQRMLCSHGRIDSRKFRSGFISAAERGQLVAASAELSEAPLYIDDSPSRNVTEIAATGRRLKRRNGLSLIVIDYLQLIEPDNQKDQRQEQVAKIARRLKGLARELKVPVLCLAQLNRQAETSKENRPRLSHLRESGAIEQDADVVMFVHREEYYATRDELEPGGSKEHLKGLAEIIVAKQRNGPIGDVKLNWEDKYTRFTDRAAARFEEFNPF